In the Candidatus Baltobacteraceae bacterium genome, one interval contains:
- the bla gene encoding class A beta-lactamase encodes MKRRAFAAGTLAAVSGLRGVAFAQDIDTKLAQLEETSGGRLGVAVFDAHGVQRVSYRPGERFLMCSTFKLLAVADVLARVDAGTLRLEHRMHYSKDDLLEYAPVTRANVGRGWMTMRELCAAAIELSDNTAANLILKRVGGPAGMTRYVRSVGDHYTRLDRIEPYLNRPTPGDSRDTTTPEAMGFDAYRLLLRDQILSARSRAMLTDWMRRSTTGLDLLRAGFPASWRAGDKTGLGGGHTPNGDNDTRNDVAIVWPPGRSPFIASVYLTDVTVAAEKRDAVLADVARAIVGMKW; translated from the coding sequence ATGAAAAGGCGTGCGTTTGCGGCCGGCACGCTCGCGGCTGTCTCAGGGTTGCGAGGGGTCGCGTTCGCGCAAGACATCGATACCAAACTTGCGCAGCTCGAAGAAACGAGCGGCGGCCGCTTAGGGGTTGCGGTTTTCGACGCGCACGGCGTGCAACGCGTGAGCTATCGGCCGGGCGAACGTTTTCTGATGTGCAGCACGTTCAAGTTGCTCGCCGTTGCGGATGTGTTGGCGCGCGTCGACGCAGGTACGCTGCGGCTCGAGCATCGCATGCACTACTCAAAGGACGATTTGCTGGAGTACGCGCCGGTTACGCGCGCGAACGTCGGCCGCGGGTGGATGACGATGCGGGAGCTTTGCGCGGCTGCGATCGAGTTGAGCGACAACACTGCTGCCAACCTCATACTCAAACGCGTCGGCGGTCCCGCAGGCATGACTCGCTACGTGCGCAGTGTTGGTGACCACTACACGCGCCTCGATCGTATCGAGCCGTATCTCAATCGGCCGACTCCGGGTGATTCGCGTGACACGACGACGCCCGAAGCGATGGGATTCGATGCCTATCGTCTGTTGCTGCGCGATCAGATCTTGAGCGCGAGGTCACGTGCGATGTTGACCGACTGGATGCGCCGCTCGACGACGGGTCTCGATTTATTGCGTGCCGGATTTCCGGCGTCGTGGCGCGCGGGCGACAAAACGGGACTTGGCGGTGGACACACGCCAAACGGTGATAACGATACGCGCAACGACGTCGCGATCGTGTGGCCGCCGGGACGCTCACCGTTCATCGCGTCCGTCTATCTTACCGACGTTACCGTTGCGGCGGAAAAGCGTGACGCCGTGCTCGCGGATGTGGCTCGCGCTATCGTGGGCATGAAATGGTAG
- a CDS encoding YbaK/EbsC family protein, with translation MVDPAVQKVLDGIHAGWEIVACDPALADTANFVQAYGYSLEDSANTIVVIGKADPPRYAACVVLANTRLDVNRAVKQKIGARASFASGEDVERMTGMTIGGVTPIGITDIPIWVDARVMTREKIILGGGNRSSKILAPPGIFLALPNAEIVEGLAI, from the coding sequence ATGGTAGATCCCGCCGTCCAGAAAGTGCTCGACGGTATTCACGCCGGATGGGAGATCGTCGCGTGCGATCCTGCTCTGGCCGACACCGCGAATTTCGTGCAAGCATATGGCTATTCGCTCGAAGATTCCGCAAACACGATCGTTGTGATCGGGAAAGCGGACCCGCCCCGTTATGCTGCGTGCGTCGTTCTCGCTAACACGCGGCTCGACGTGAATCGTGCCGTAAAACAGAAGATCGGCGCGCGCGCGTCATTCGCGTCGGGCGAAGACGTCGAGCGGATGACCGGCATGACGATCGGGGGCGTCACGCCGATCGGGATCACCGATATTCCGATTTGGGTCGATGCGCGCGTAATGACGCGCGAAAAAATCATCTTGGGCGGCGGAAATCGTTCGAGCAAGATCCTCGCCCCGCCGGGCATCTTTTTGGCCCTCCCGAACGCGGAGATCGTCGAGGGTCTCGCGATTTAA